In Salarias fasciatus unplaced genomic scaffold, fSalaFa1.1, whole genome shotgun sequence, the following are encoded in one genomic region:
- the LOC115384419 gene encoding tetratricopeptide repeat protein 4-like — protein MAAPAAHSDSDDDMDAFMDKFKTQRYKNGFSEDNWEQEFDKVPMFMKKAPDVIDPQSFPELACLQSIIHSEDRPPHEQAMSLKNEGNEFFKEKNYQKAIVSYTAGLQKKCGDQDLDVVLLTNRAAAHYYLGNMRSALTDAAAAKKIKPDHLKALIRGAQCCIELRNYSEAIQWCDDGLKVMPTDKKLRELRAAADKHKRAAERDARKAKVKEKKIQCEKEALLAAIQDRGIKLLQSMNNRQCGSDSEDENENSSAAIAQLSLDGLSSKEVTGAQVFLDEQGSLQWPVLFLYPEHQQSDFISAFCENSCFSDHLAVVFEELPPWDADRKYLPQDLQIYFEDEEKETLYQIQPTKSLLEILQHKRFFVKAGTPNFIVLVNGSPYQKQFLSGKKMRKL, from the exons ATGGCGGCTCCGGCGGCACACAGTGACAGCGACGACGATATGGACGCGTTCATGGACAAATTTAAAACCCAGAGATACAAAAACGGGTTCAGTGAAGACAACTGGGAGCAG GAGTTTGATAAAGTGCCGATGTTCATGAAGAAAGCTCCGGATGTCATTGACCCGCAGAGCTTCCCGGAGCTGGCCTGCCTGCAGTCCATCATCCACAGCGAAGACCGGCCTCCGCACG agcAAGCAATGAGCCTAAAAAATGAAGGAAACGAGTTTTTCAAGGAGAAGAACTACCAGAAAGCAATCGTGTCCTACACAGCAGGTTTGCAGAAGAAATGTGGGGACCAGGATCTCGATGTTGTTCTTCTCACCAATCGAGCTGCAGCACACTACTATCTGG GTAACATGCGCTCAGCACTGACTGATGCTGCAGCTGCGAAGAAGATCAAGCCTGACCACCTTAAAGCCTTAATCAGAG GTGCCCAATGTTGTATCGAGCTGCGTAATTATTCAGAAGCAATTCAGTGGTGTGATGATGGGCTCAAAGTCATGCCAACGGACAAGAAGCTGCgggagctgagagctgcagccgATAAACACAAA AGAGCTGCAGAGCGAGATGCCAGGAAGGCCAaggtcaaagaaaaaaagattcagtGTGAGAAAGAAGCTCTTCTGGCTGCCATACAG GATCGAGGTATTAAGTTGCTACAATCCATGAACAATCGACAGTGTGGTTCAGACAGCGAGGATGAAAACGAGAACTCTTCAGCAGCAATAGCACAGCTTAGTCTGGACGGTCTCAGCTCCAAGGAGGTCACCGGGGCTCAGGTCTTCCTGGACGAACAGGGCTCTCTGCAGTGGCCAGTCCTCTTTCTCTACCCTGAACATCAACAAAGCGACTTCATCTCAGCCTTTTGTGAGAATAGCTG ctTCTCAGACCACCTGGCTGTCGTGTTTGAAGAGCTTCCACCTTGGGATGCTGACAGAAAATACCTTCCTCAAGATCTTCAG ATTTACTTTGAAGATGAAGAGAAGGAGACACTCTACCAGATTCAACCAACCAAGTCACTTCTGGAAATATTGCAACATAAAAG GTTTTTTGTCAAGGCAGGCACTCCCAACTTCATTGTGTTGGTAAACGGCTCGCCTTACCAGAAGCAGTTTTTATCTGGAAAGAAAATgcgaaaactgtaa